TTGGTCTTGGATTGATCGACCCCTTCGGCGGTTAGGCTCCAGTGCTTCAGCACCTCGCCATACTTGCCGTCCTTGATGCGATCATTGATGGCGAGTGTCAGGGCATCGGCAAGGCCAGCACCCTTCTTCGTCGTGACGGCGATTTCGGCCGTCAGTGGCCAGCCGCCGGAAACGGTGCCGACGAGCTTCCTGGTGCCGTTGATGGCGGCTTTATAGGCCTGCGTCGCATTCGGATTGAATTCGACGTCGGCGCGACCGGACTGCAGCGCGAGATCGGCGGCGGCACGGTCGTCGTAATACTGTATGTCGATCGGCTTCAAACCGGCCGCCACGTTCTGCCGGTCCCATTCGAGAATGATCTTCTCCTGGTTGGTGCCGGCGCCGGTGATCACCTTGAGACCCGCGACATCCTTGGGTTCCTTGATCTCGGTGATCTTGCTGTCGGCCTTCACGTAGAAACCGAGCACATCCCTGCGATAGGTGGAGAAATCGAATTTCAGCTTGCGCTCTTCCGTGACAGTCACGTTGGAAATGACGGCGTCATACTTGCCGGAGGAGACACCGAGCGGCCAGTCCTCCCAGGCAACCGGCACCAGTTCGAGCTGCAGGCCGAGGGAGTCGGCGAGCAACTGCGCGATATCCGGATCGGCACCCACGACGGTCTTGGCGTCGGTCGCATAGGTGGCGATTGGCGGATCCCAGGGGTTGATCGCCACCGTGAACTTGCCGGGATTGACGAACTTGAAGCCCGGCGCAATCGCCTTGATCGCTGCCTCGTCCTTCTCCGCGCGGACGCGATTGGACGTGTCCGGACTGAGATTGAATTTTTCGGCCGCGCCCACTGTCGTGCAATTCATCGCGACCGCCGTCAGAACGCCGGCAACGACGTATTTTGCTCTCTCAATGAATGTCATTTCCCTTCTCCTTTTCAATTATAGGTTGCTTCGTTTGTTGTCATTGTCCGAACGCCTGTTGTGCCAAAGCGTCCAATGCCTGCCTGGGATTGCTAGAGAACCTTGGCGAGGAAGGCGCGGGTGCGCGAATGTCTCGCATCGTTGAGGATCTGCGCCGGCGAGCCGGCCTCAAGAATGTGTCCGCCTTCCATGAAGACGACGGTGTCGGCGACCTCGCGGGCAAAACCGATCTCGTGAGTGACGATCACGAGGGTCGTGCCGGTGCGTGCCAGTTCCTTGATCACATCAAGCACTTCGCCGACGAGTTCCGGATCGAGCGCCGAGGTCGGCTCATCGAACAGCAGCACCTTCGGCCGCAGCGCCAGCGCACGGGCGATGGCGACGCGCTGCTGCTGGCCGCCGGAAAGCTGGCGGGGATAGGCATCGATCTTGTCGCTGAGGCCGACGCGGGCGAGAAGCTCCTGCGCAAAAGCGATGGCGTCGTCCCGGCTCAATCCTCGCACCTGGATCGGTGCCTCGATAATGTTTTCCAGAACAGTGAGATGCGGGAAAAGGTTGAAGTTCTGGAAGACCATGCCGATGTCGGTCCGACGCTTCAGAATATCCTTCTCCTTGAGCTCATAGAGCACGTCGCCCTTCTGCGTATAGCCGACGAGGTCGCCATCGACGGAGATGAAACCGCTATCGACGCGCTCCAGATGGTTGATGGCGCGCAGCAGGGTCGATTTTCCCGAACCTGATGGGCCGATGATCGCAGTCACGCTGCCCGCCGGCAGGTTAAGCTCGATATCGTCTAGGACCTTCAGCGTGCCGAAGCTCTTCGAAATGCCGTGGATGCGCACCGCACCGCCCTTGGCACGCCAGTCGGCGGCACCCTTCTGGCCTCCAAGCGTCACACCGCTTGCCCTCACGGATATGACCGTCGGCGTACCGCGCAGGCGCTGGAAATAGGACTGGAAGGGCAAGGGCGTCGGATTGCGCACGGCACCCTTGGAGAAATAGCGCTCGATATAGTGCTGGGCGATCGACAGCACCGTCATGATGACGAGATACCAGACCGTCGCGACCATCAGCAGCGGAATGACTTCCAGATTGCGGCGATAGATGACCTGCACCGTGTAGAAAAGTTCCGGCAGCGCGAGCACATAGACCATGGACGTGCTCTTGGCGAGGCCGATGATCTCGTTGAAGCCCGTGGGAAGGATGGAACGCATCGCCTGCGGCAGGACGATGCGGAAGGCTTGGCGGCGGCGCGACAGGCCAAGGGACGCGGCCGCTTCCAACTGCCCCTGATCGACCGACAAGATACCACCGCGAACGATTTCGGCAAAGAAGGCCGACTGGTTCAGCGTCAATCCGAGAAAGGCCGCCGCAAATGGCGTCAGCAGCTGCGTGGTCGGATAATCGAACAGGACCTTGTCGGTGAAGGGAACGCCAATCATAATGGTTTCATAGAGATAGCCGAGATTGTTGAGAACCAACAACAAGACGATCATCGGGATCGAACGCAGCAGCCAGATATAGCCCCAGGAGAGGCCTGCAAGCAGCGGCGACTTCGATACGCGCGCCAGCGCCAGCGCCGTCCCGAGAATGGAGCCCGACACCGCCGCAAGCGCCGTCAGCAGCAGCGTCCTGCCGAGACCTACCAGCACCGGCTCGGCAAAGAACCATTGGGCGAAGACATCCCAGCCCCAGCGCGGATTGGTGAAGGTGGAATAGAGGACGACCGCCATGACCAGCGCGGCAAAGATCGTGCCGGCCGCACGTCCGGGGTGCCGTGCAGGCACGATGCGATAACGCGAATAATCAGTCTTCGTCTCGGTGGCTCCAGTGCCTCGATCGACACCCGCAAAATCCGTCGTCAGCGCCATGATGCTTACCCCTTATGATTGTGATTGATCCGGTTCGCCGCTATCGGCCGGCAGCGGCCAGACGCTGCGGCGAGCCGGTGGCTTCGGCGACATGGGACAAGGCCAGATGGCTGATATCCTTCTCGAAAGGCAGGCTCTTGTAGATTTCCGGATCGACCGACGTGTCGAAGAGCGCGGTGTAGCCATTGGTGAGATAAAGGCCGACCGCCTCGGGCTGGCGAAAGCCTGTCGTCAGATAGATGCGGCGATAGCCCTGCCGTCCTGCTTGCGCTTCCAACTCCACCAGCAGCGTCCGCGCCAATCCCTGACGACGCAGATCGTGCCGGGTCCAGATCCGTTTGAATTCGGCGGTCTGGTCGTCATAGTGCTTGAAGGCTCCCCCGCCGATCGTCTCGCCATCGCGCAAAAGGAGCAGGAAATTACCATCGGGCGGAGCGAAGGCTTCCGGCGGATAGCGGTTGAGTTCGGCAGCCGCCCCTTCGGCATTGAAATAGTTGCCGTAGCGGCTGTCATATTCATGGATCAGTTCGTCGATCAGCGGCTTGGCGCGTGGATCGAGCGGGGTCGTATAGAGAAACGTATCGCTCATGTCGGTCGTCACCTGTTGTCATCCGCGAGGAAGGTTTCGGCGAGCCGCACCCAGTAGCGGGCTGCGGGCGCAATGATCGCGTCGTTGAAATTGTATTGGGCGCTGTGGAGTGGCGCGCTGTCGCCATTGCCGACGAAGAGA
Above is a window of Rhizobium sp. CCGE531 DNA encoding:
- a CDS encoding ABC transporter substrate-binding protein; translated protein: MTFIERAKYVVAGVLTAVAMNCTTVGAAEKFNLSPDTSNRVRAEKDEAAIKAIAPGFKFVNPGKFTVAINPWDPPIATYATDAKTVVGADPDIAQLLADSLGLQLELVPVAWEDWPLGVSSGKYDAVISNVTVTEERKLKFDFSTYRRDVLGFYVKADSKITEIKEPKDVAGLKVITGAGTNQEKIILEWDRQNVAAGLKPIDIQYYDDRAAADLALQSGRADVEFNPNATQAYKAAINGTRKLVGTVSGGWPLTAEIAVTTKKGAGLADALTLAINDRIKDGKYGEVLKHWSLTAEGVDQSKTNPAGLPKSGS
- a CDS encoding amino acid ABC transporter permease/ATP-binding protein, which produces MALTTDFAGVDRGTGATETKTDYSRYRIVPARHPGRAAGTIFAALVMAVVLYSTFTNPRWGWDVFAQWFFAEPVLVGLGRTLLLTALAAVSGSILGTALALARVSKSPLLAGLSWGYIWLLRSIPMIVLLLVLNNLGYLYETIMIGVPFTDKVLFDYPTTQLLTPFAAAFLGLTLNQSAFFAEIVRGGILSVDQGQLEAAASLGLSRRRQAFRIVLPQAMRSILPTGFNEIIGLAKSTSMVYVLALPELFYTVQVIYRRNLEVIPLLMVATVWYLVIMTVLSIAQHYIERYFSKGAVRNPTPLPFQSYFQRLRGTPTVISVRASGVTLGGQKGAADWRAKGGAVRIHGISKSFGTLKVLDDIELNLPAGSVTAIIGPSGSGKSTLLRAINHLERVDSGFISVDGDLVGYTQKGDVLYELKEKDILKRRTDIGMVFQNFNLFPHLTVLENIIEAPIQVRGLSRDDAIAFAQELLARVGLSDKIDAYPRQLSGGQQQRVAIARALALRPKVLLFDEPTSALDPELVGEVLDVIKELARTGTTLVIVTHEIGFAREVADTVVFMEGGHILEAGSPAQILNDARHSRTRAFLAKVL
- a CDS encoding GNAT family N-acetyltransferase; protein product: MTTDMSDTFLYTTPLDPRAKPLIDELIHEYDSRYGNYFNAEGAAAELNRYPPEAFAPPDGNFLLLLRDGETIGGGAFKHYDDQTAEFKRIWTRHDLRRQGLARTLLVELEAQAGRQGYRRIYLTTGFRQPEAVGLYLTNGYTALFDTSVDPEIYKSLPFEKDISHLALSHVAEATGSPQRLAAAGR